The proteins below are encoded in one region of Fusobacterium sp. DD2:
- a CDS encoding YwqG family protein, with the protein MLDKKKLEPLKRNAIVINYNEENSEKIPKGSSKIGGKPDLPKDFQWYYYNGEDYKERVENRPLSFLMQINCEEVHKYDKESLLPEKGILYFFYELLTMTWGFSPNDRGSARVFYYDGEIEDLVSTDFPEDMEKDCIIPEAKIDFESMNDYPIDFFDYYDDEDSDEEIERKEKEFEKDLEELGYKSDTTKLLGHPELIQGDYFEECEGVARKKLYYGSAPIEYGDLKNEIKENAKDWIMLMQMSEFEFEDYGLSFGDSGKIYFNIRKEDLKNRNFDNVWLILQCY; encoded by the coding sequence CAATAGTAATAAATTATAACGAAGAAAATAGTGAAAAAATTCCTAAAGGAAGTTCAAAAATTGGAGGGAAACCTGATTTACCTAAAGATTTTCAATGGTATTATTATAATGGAGAGGATTATAAAGAAAGAGTTGAAAATAGACCACTTTCATTCTTAATGCAAATTAATTGTGAAGAGGTACATAAATATGATAAAGAAAGTCTTTTGCCAGAGAAGGGAATACTGTATTTCTTCTATGAGTTACTGACTATGACTTGGGGATTTTCTCCTAATGATAGAGGAAGTGCAAGAGTTTTCTATTATGATGGAGAGATAGAAGATTTAGTATCTACTGATTTTCCAGAGGATATGGAAAAGGATTGTATAATTCCTGAAGCTAAAATAGATTTTGAAAGTATGAATGACTATCCTATTGACTTTTTTGATTACTATGATGATGAGGATAGTGATGAGGAAATTGAAAGAAAAGAGAAAGAGTTTGAAAAAGATTTAGAGGAATTAGGATATAAAAGTGATACCACAAAACTTTTAGGACACCCAGAACTTATTCAAGGAGACTATTTTGAAGAGTGTGAGGGAGTTGCTAGAAAAAAGCTTTATTATGGCTCTGCACCTATAGAATATGGAGATTTAAAAAATGAGATAAAGGAAAATGCTAAAGATTGGATAATGCTTATGCAAATGAGTGAATTTGAGTTTGAAGATTATGGATTATCTTTTGGAGATAGTGGAAAGATATATTTTAATATTAGAAAAGAGGATTTAAAAAATAGAAACTTTGATAATGTATGGTTAATTCTTCAATGTTACTAG